The genomic region GGCCGGCGGTGGCCACGCGCAGGCACCTGCAACGGGTGCTGTCGCGGGTGCAGCTGTTGCAGATCGACTCGGTGAACGTGGCGGTGCGCGCCCACTACATGCCCCTGTTCTCGCGCTTGGGGGCGTATGAGTCCGTGCTGCTCGACGACGCGGCGTGGACGCACTCGTCGCGCAAGCCGCGGATGCTGGTGGAGACGTGGGCGCACGAGGCGTCGCTGGTGCCGGTCGCGGACTGGCCGCTGTTCCACTCCGGCGCGAAGAAACGCGGTTGGTGGCAGAACTACCAGACGTTGGTGGAGCGCTCGCCCCAGCTCGTCGACGAGGTGCTGGCGGCGGTCAAGGAGCTCGGCCCGATCGGTGCGGGCGCGCTGGAGAAGGCGCTGATGGGCGAGCGGGGCCGGGCGAAGGGCCCGTGGTGGGACTGGTCGGAGGTCAAGCGGATCTGCGAGGTGCTGTTCGGCGTCGGCGTGCTGACGACGGGCACGCGCCGCGGCTTCGAACGCCTCTACGACCTCACCGAGCGCGTCATCCCGGCGGACGTGCTGGCCCAGCGGTGGACACCGGACGAGGGCGCGCGCGAACTGGTCACGCGAGCGGCCGTGGCGCTGGGCGTCGCCACCGAGCCGGACCTGCGCGACTACTACCGCCTCGACCCGCGCCGCTCGCAGGCGGCGGTGGCGTCGCTGGCGCAGGACGGCGTGCTGGAACCGGTGTCGGTCGACGGCTGGCGCGGCCCCGCCTACCGGCACGTCGACGCGAAGGCCCCGCGCCGGGTCACCGGGCGGGCGCTGCTGTGCCCGTTCGACCCGCTGATCTGGGAGCGGGCCAGGACCGAGCGGATCTTCGGCTTCCGGTACCGCATCGAGATCTACGTGCCGGAGCCGCGGCGGGTGCACGGCTACTACGTGTTCCCGTTCCTGCTGGACGGCGAGCTGGTGGCACGCGTGGACATCAAGGCGGACCGGGCGGCGGGGGTGCTGCGGGTGCAGTCGGCGTTCGCGGAGGCCGGGGTGGACCGGCCGCGGGTGGCGGTGGAGCTGGCGGCGGAGCTGGCGCACATGGCGGAGTGGCTGGGGCTGGAGGACGTGCTGGTGGTGCCGAAGGGGGATCTGGCGGGAGAGCTGGCGGCGGCGCACGCGTCGGGTGGTGGGTGAGGCAGGGCGGTAGCGGTGGCGTGTGTGTTGGGTAGTGGGTGAGGCGGGGCTGGCGGTGGGCGTGTGCGTCGGGTGAGGCGGGCGAGCAGGCGGCGGCGGCGTGTGCGTGGAGTGGCGGGAGGCGGGCTGGAGCGGGGCGTGCGTCGAGTGGCCGGTGAGGCGGGGAGCTGGTGGCGGGACGTGCGTCGGAGTGGCCGGTGAGGTGGGAGGAGCGAAACGTGCGGGTCGTGGGCGGTGTGCTCGGTTGCGGCGTTGTAGCGGTAGCGGGTGTGCGTGGCCCGCGTTTCCTCATTCACGGGCGTCCAGTGGTGGGTGATCCGGCCGTGAATGAGACGACTGCGGGGGACGGATCAGGACACGGTTCACCTGACTGGGTGAAAGCCAGGCGTCCGGGCGATGCGGACGGGAAGGAGTGATCGCGGCCACGGCGGGAGACGCGCCTCGGACAAGTATTGGATGACAGATGTTGAAATCTGTCAGTCCAAGGTGCATAGTCGAACTCATCCACAGATGAGGAGTTCGTCATGCAGAAGCGTCAGCTCGGCAACACCGGCCCGGTCGTGTCCGCCATCGGGTTGGGCTGCATGGGCATGTCCAACGCGTACGGCCCGGCCGACCGGGACGAGAGCATCGCGACGATCCACGCCGCGATGGACGCCGAGGTCACGTTGCTCGACACCGGTGACTTCTACGGTCAGGGCCACAACGAGCTGCTGATCCGCGAGGCGATCAAGGGGCGGCGGGACGAGGTGCAGCTCAGCGTGAAGTTCGGGGGCATGCGGGACCGGGCCGGCGCGTTCATCGGGTTCGACACGCGTCCGGCGGCGGTGGCCAACTTCCTGGCGTACTCGCTGGAGCGGCTGGGCACGGACTACGTCGACGTCTACCGGCCGGCGCGGCTCGACCCGAGCGTGCCGATCGAGGAGACGGTCGGTGCGATCGCCGAGCAGGTCGAGAAGGGCTGGGTGCGGCACATCGGGCTGTCGGAGGTGGGGGCGGAGACGCTCAGGAGGGCGCACGCGGTGCACCCGATCGTCGACCTGCAGATCGAGTACGGCCTGCTCAGCAGGGGCATCGAGGCGGAGATCCTGCCGACCGCGCAGGAGCTCGGCGTCGGCATCACGGCGTACGGCGTGCTGTCGCGCGGGCTCATCTCGGCCACGCCCGCGAGGGAGTTCCCGGCCGACGACTACCGCAGCCACACCCCGCGGTTCCAGGGCGACAACCTGGCCCACAACCTCGGGCTGGTCGAGACGCTCAACGGCATCGCCGCGAGCAAGGGCGTCACCGTCGCGCAGCTCGCGATCGCGTGGGCCGGGCGCGTGGAGAACGTGGTGCCGCTCGTCGGCACGACCAAGCGTGCGAGGCTGAGCGAGGCGATCGGTGCGCTCGACGTCGAGTTCACCGAGCAGGAACTGCGGGAGATCGACGCCGTTGTTCCGGTGGGGGCCGCGGCGGGCACGCGGTACGCCGCCGAGCAGATGGCGATGCTGGACAGCGAGAGGTGAGCGAAGTGGCGGAGGTGTTGACCGGGGAGGCGATCCTCGTGGCGACCGAAGAGGTCCTGCGCAGGTACGGGCCGGCCAAGGCGACGGTGGTCGACGTCGCCAAGGCGCTCGGGGTCAGCCACGGCAGCGTCTACCGCCACTTCCCGACCAAGGCCGCGTTGCGCGAGGCCGTGACGCGGCGCTGGCTCGACGTGGTGCACGCCGAGTTCGAGGCCATCGTCGAGCAGGAGGGCACCGCGGCGGAGCGGTTGCGGGTGTGGCTGCAGGCGTTGTTCGACAAGAAGCGCCGCTCGCACCTCGAGGAACCGGAGCTGTTCGAGAACTTCCAGGTGCTGGTCAAGGAAAGCGCGAGCATTCCCGAGTACCACGTCCGGCACATGGTGGGGATCCTCACGCGCATCATCCGCGCGGGAGTGGAAACCCAGGAGTTCGTGACGGACGACGTCGACGTGACGGCGCAGGCGGTGTGGGACGCGACGGACAAGTTCCACCACCCGTCGCACGCCCGGGAGTGGGGGAATCCTCACATCCAGGCCGAGTTCGACGCGGTCGTCTCCCTGGTCGTCGCTGGACTGCGGTACAACCGAAGTCCAAGTGCCACAGGCGATGCTTGAGGGTCACGGAGGTGAACGGTGCCGCCTGACGAGTGGATCGACCTGCTGGGAGCGCCCGAGCGGCGTCCTGACCCGGTTGACTGGGACGCGGTCAAAGCACGCCTGGGCACACCGTTGCCGACCGACTACGTGCACCTGGCGGAGGCGTATCCCCCGCTCATCGTCGGCGGGTACGTCCGCATCCTGCACCCCACGGCGCGCGCCGGGTTCATGAACTGGATGTCGCAGGCGCCCAAGGCTCTGCGGGCGGTGCGGCGCCAGCCGGGCCTGCGCGCGCACCCGGAACGGCCGGGGCTGCTGCCCTGGGGCACGACGCTGGGCGGCGACCACTGCCTCTGGTACACCGGCGGCGAACCGGACGAGTGGACCGTCGTGATCACCGACCTGCGCCAGAGCTGGTCCTACGACGGCAACTTCTCCACGTTCATCAGGAAGTTCCTGACCGCGGAGCTGCGGTGCCCGATCTTCCCGGACGACGTCCCCGGCGGCTCCAAACCGTTCCAGGAGCCGTAGGGACGCCGTCCGGGCTCATCCGACCCCCGGTCAGCTGGTGGCGGCGGTGACGAGAGCGGAGCCGCTGCCGGTGCGGCCGGTGATCGTCAGCGCGGCGTCGCCCAGAGGCACGTCGGAGACGTCGAGGTCGCTGCGGGCACCGCCGGACGTGGACACGAGGTCGATCTTGGCGAGGGTGCCGGAACGGATGCCGACGCGGATGTTGCCGGAGCCGGTGCCGAGCTGGATCTCGCCGGCGGCGGCGTCGGCCACGGTCAGGTCGCCGCTGCCGGTGCGCACCATGACGTCACCCTGCACCGCGCCCAGCCACACGTCGCCGGTGCCGGTGATGAGGACGGCGTTGTCGCCCACCGACGACACCTCCACGTCACCGCTGCCGGTCTTGGCCTTGAGCCGCGCGAGCATCGTGCCGAGGCGGACCGTGCCGGAGCCCGAGTTCACCTTGGCCTCGCCGGTCGCGCGGTCCACGTTGACGTTGCCGGTGCCCGTGTTCAGGTCCACCCGGCCTGCCTCGCCCGTCACCGACACGTCGGCGGCACCGGTCTTGGACTGCACGTGAGACCCCGCCGGCGCCGTCACGACGACCGACAACGGCACCGCGCGCAACGGCAGCGCCTTCGACGACTCGATGCGCAGGCGGTTGCCCAGCAGCTCCACGCGGGCCTCCCGCACGGCGTCCTCCGGCCCGGCCGGCGCGGCGCCGCCCTTGTCGGGACCGAACTGGCCGCTGACCCAGCTCAGCACGCTGGACAGGCCCTCGGTCCAGGTGTTGCCGGCGGCCGGGTCGTGCCGCACCTCGACGTGCACACCCGGCTCGTTGACCAGCTGCACCTGCACCCGGCCGCTGAGCAGCGAGATGTCGATCTCCGCGACTCCCGCGAACTCGAAGCTCTGGTGGCGCACCACGCCTGACGGTTCACTCGACGGTTCGGTCATCCCGCTCACCCCTGCACCCATCCGCGGACGCGTGACCCGGCCTGGGCACCGCTCGATCCGCTCCACCCCTTGTGCTGCTGCTTCCAGTGCTCCCGGTGCTTGCCGTGGACGGCCCCGCCGACGGCCTGCTGGATGAACGAGTTCAGCGACACGCCCTGAGCGGCTGCCGCCTGCTCGGCCTTCGCCTTGAGCTCGTTGATCATCCGCAGGGTGATGCGGCTGATGTCACCGGTGGCGTCACCGGTGCCCCAGCTCGGCGGCGCGTCCTGCTGCGGGCCGGACTCCTGCTCGGGAGCCGAGCCGGTGACGACCACCTGGACGTCCCGGCCGGCCAGCCGGACCTCGACCACCTGGCCTTCCAGCGAGGCGGTGACCTCGGCGGCCAGGTCGGACAGTGCGTTCATGATTGCCAGTCGCGCGGCTGGTTCGAGCGCTGCGGACAACGCGGCGGCCGTTCGACGGGTGTTCTCGTCCCCCGCAGATGCGGCCGTCGCCAGGTCCTCGCGCAGTGACGCGATGTACGGCGACAGATCCATGACACCACTATGACGTCACCCGCGACATCGTGCAACCACCACCTGATGTCAGGGCTAGTGTCGGAGTCATGCCGAGAGTGCGTTTGGTGGCGAAAACCGAGTTCATCCCGCCGGACGACGTGCCGTGGTCGACCGACGCGGACGGCGGCGCGGCGCTCGTCGAGTTCGCCGGCCGGGCCTGTTACCAGTCCTGGGACCGCTCCAACCCCATGACGAACACGAACGCGACGTTCCTGCACCACCTGCTCGACGTCGGGCACCTGGCGGCGTTCGAGCACGGCAGCGCCTCGCTCTACCTCACCGAACTGCCGCGCTCGCTCACCCACGAGCTCATCCGGCACCGGCACTTCTCGTACTCGCAGCTCTCCCAGCGCACCGACCCGACCGACGTCGTCGAGCCGTCGCTGATCGCCGAGGACCCCGAGCTGCACGCGCGGTTCGTCGCGGCCACCGAGGCGAGCCTGAAGGCCTACGAGGACCTGGTGGCCAGCCTGGAGCAGAGGGTCAACGGCCGGCGCGCCCGGCAGATCGCCAGGTCGGTGCTGCCGAACGCGACCGGCACCGAGATCGTCGTGACGGGCAACTACCGCTCGTGGCGGCACTTCATCGCGATGCGCGCGACCGAGCACATCAACGTCGAACTGCGCGAACTGGCCGTGGCGTGCCTGCGCGAGCTGACGAAGGCGGCGCCCAACGCGTTCGCGGACTTCGTCATCTCGACACTCCCGGACGGCACAGAAGTTGCTTCGAGCCCGCTGGTGGTTGAAGGCTGACGCCCATGAAGCGGCTCATCGTGGACGTCCGGCCGGGCGAGTACACCGTCACCCGCCTGGCGTCCGACGCACAGCTCCCCGCCGGGCTGCTCGACCTGACCGACGTCCTGGTGTCCGTGACCAGGACGCCCGCCGAGGTGTCGGTCATCGCGCCGTCGTCGTTCGCGGTGCCCGCGGACACCGCCGAGACGGGCTGGCGGCTGCTCACCGTGCGCGGTCCGCTGGAGTTCACGCTCACCGGCATCATGGCCGCGCTCGCGGGTGAACTGGCCGCGGCGGGCGTCTCGCTGTTCGCGTTGTCCACCTACGACACCGACCACCTGCTGGTGAAGCACACCGACCTGGAACGGGCCGTGGCGGCGTTGCGTGCCGCAGGTCACGAACTGGTGGTAGCACCGGAAGCCTAGGAACCGATCACCTGTTCGGCGGGTCTGAAGTACCGTCAACGCCCCCCGGCTCCGTTCCCTAGGAGATGCACGTTGCACGGACAGGCTGTGGAACCGCGGATCATCGCGGGCAGATACGCCCTGATGGCCGAGCTCGGCCGCGGTGGCATGGGCATCGTGTGGCGCGCACAGGACCGTCACATCGGGCGTTTCGTCGCCATCAAGGAACTGCACCTGCCGGACGGCATCGCGCACGAGGAACGCCGTGTGCTCGAAGAGCGCGCTCTGCGTGAGGCACGCACGGCCGGGAAGTTGAACGACCCCGGCATCGTGACCGTCTACGACGCGATCAACGAGAACGGCACGACGTACATCATCATGGAGCTGGTCGAGGCGGCCACGCTCTCGACGTTGATCAGCGCGCACGGCCCGATGCCGCCGAACCAGGTCGTGTCGATCGCGCTGCAGGCGTTGACGGCGCTGGAGACCGCGCACCAGGCGAAGATCGTGCACCGTGACGTCAAGCCCGGCAACCTGATGGTCCGCCCGGACGGCAAGCTCAAGCTCACCGACTTCGGCATCGCCCAGGCCGTCGACGACCCGCGCCTCACGACCAGCGGCAGCCTCATCGGCTCGCCCGCCTACATGGCGCCGGAACGCATCCACGGCCACGAGGCCGGCCCCGCGTCCGACCTGTGGGCGCTCGGCGCGACCCTCTGCTACGCCGTCGAGGGCTGGAGCCCGTTCGAGCGCTCCTCCACCGCCTCGACGCTGCACGCGATCATGAGCGAGACCCCGCGGCTGACCCGCGCCACCGGCGTGCTGAGCGCCGTGATCACCGGTCTGCTGATCGCCGACCCGAACGCCCGGCTGTCCGGCCCGCAGGCCCGCGCGATGCTCTCCAGCATCGGCAACCAGCCCACGCCGCCCACCGGCATCCCGCCGGCCGCGACCCAGCAGTACCAGCAGAACACGGTCGCCGTCGACCCCGCGAAGAAGAAGCGCACGCGCATCATCGCGTTGGTCGCCGCCGCGGCCATCGCCGTCGCGGCGTTCGTCGGCGGTATCTACGCACACAGCTGGTTCACCTCTCCCACGGGCGGCAGCACCAGCGCGATGACCTACGGCGAGGGCGGCGAGGTGCCGGTCTTCGCCCTGTACGAGAACTACTGCGGCGTCGGCGAGGTCGCGCCCACCAAGCAGCTCGACTCCGACGCCCGCGAGGAGTGCGACAAGCCGCACGACTTCGAGGTGTTCGACGCGATCGACCTGCTCCCGCCCTCGTCGAACCTGCCCGACGCCGCATATCCGGGCGTGGAGACGCTGAAGAACGTCGGCGTCCCGCGCTGCCAGCTCATGCTCGACTCGCAGTGGATCAAGGACGGCTCGAAGCTGAAGATGTCCGTGCTGGTGCCCTCCCAGTCGGCCTGGGAGAAGGACAAGAGCGGCAGCGCCCAGCGCAAGATCTTCTGCGTCGCCGGCAACAAGGACGGCAGCAAGCTCGACGGCACCATCAGCGCGAAGAAGGACAACTAAGTGAAACGACGGGTCATCTCGCTCCTGCTCGCACTCGGCTGCACGGCCGGTCTGACCGCGTGCACGAACAACGAGGACAAGTTCGTCTCCGAGCTCAAGGCCGCCGGGTTCACCAACCCCGGCGAGCCCAGCACGGAGAAGGAGAAGAAGTCCAAGAAGGTCGGCAAGCGCACGGTCAAGTCCTCCGAGAAGACCATCGAGGTCGTGGTCAGGGTCAAGGGCTGCGACCTGGAGTTCGCGAAGATCTCCGGCCAGTCCGGCTACTGGCTCGACGAGCTGCACGTCAACGGCCAGGAACCGGAGTGGCCGAACTACCCGGAGAACCTCAACCGCGAGCAGACGATCGCCCTGCTGGCCGGCAGCTCCACCAAGCCGGACGGGTTCACCAGCTGCTACAAGCCGAACGAGGCGTGAGATGGGTCTGGCTCGTTCCGAACGCAAGGCGCTCGTCGAGCTCATGACCGAGCTCGGCCCGGAGGCGCCGACCCTGTGCAGCCCCTGGCTGACCAGGGACCTCGCCGCCCACCTCGCCATCCGCGAACGCCGCCCGGACACCGCACCGGGCATCTTGGTGCCGGCGTTCGCCAAGTGGACCGAGAAGGTCCAGGACGACTACGCGCACAAGGCGTGGAGCGAGCTGCTCGACCTCGTGCGCACGCCGCCGTTCTGGATCCAGCCGGTCGACGAGCTGATCAACGCGGGCGAGTACTTCGTGCACCACGAGGACGTGCGCCGCGCACAACCCGACTGGGAGCCACGGCCGTACGACGCCTCTCGCGAACGCACGCTGTGGAAGCTGCTGCCGATCACCGCGCGCATGACCTACCGCTCATCGCCCGTCGGGGTGACGTTGGTGCGCCCCGACGGTGACCACGTGGTGGCGAAGCAGGGCGCGAACGGCGTGGTGATCACGGGTGAGGTGACCGAGCTGGTCATGCTCGCGTTCGGGCGGGACCAGGTCCGGGTGGAATACAGCGGCGATCCCGATGCCGTGGCACGGGTGCGGTCGTTGAACCGAAGTGTGTGACCTCGGGTAACGTTCCGCGCATGTCCGGAAGCCCGTACGCTGCGCCGAACCGCCCGTTCGGCCGCGTTCTCACCGCCATGGTCACGCCCTTCGACGCGCGTGGCGAGGTCGACCTCGCCAAGGCCCAGGAGCTGGCGAAACACCTGGTGGACCTGGGCAACGACGGGCTGGTCGTGAACGGGACGACGGGGGAGAGCCCCACCACGACCGACCGGGAGAAGGCCGCGCTCATCACGGCGGTCGTCGAGGCCGTGGGCGACCGGGCGAGCGTGGTGGCGGGTGCGGGCACCTACGACACGGCGCACAGCATCCACCTCGTGCAGCAGGCCGAGAAGGCGGGCGCGCACGGGGCGCTGGTGGTGACGCCGTACTACTCGCGGCCACCGCAGGAGGGGCTGCTGGCGCACTTCACGGCCGTGGCCGACGCCTCGGACCTGCCGGTCATGCTCTACGACATCCCGCCCCGCGCGGTGGTGCCGATCGAGGTCGACACGATCCTGCGGCTCGCCGAGCACCCGCGGATCCTCGCCGTGAAGGACGCCAAGGGCGACCTGCACGCGGGCAGCCGGGTGCTCGCGAACACCGACCTCGCCTACTACTCGGGCGACGACCCGCTAAACCTGCCGTGGCTCGCCGTGGGCGCGGTCGGGTTCGTGAGCGTCATCGGCCACCTCGCCGCGGACCGGCTGCGGGACATGGCCGACGCCTACGAGGGCGGCGACGTGGCCAGGGCGAGGGAGATCCACGAGTCGCTGCTGCCGCTGCTGCGACCGTTCCGCCGGGTTCCCGGCGTCACTTATACGAAGGCTGCGCTGCGCCTGCGCGGACTGGACGTGGGCGACCCGCGTCTGCCGCTCGTGCCGGCCGCCGCAGAAGACATCGAGGCCATCGCGGCCGAACTGGGAGTCAACGCGTGACCCAATCGACCGAACTGCCGCCCGCACTGCCGGAAGGCGGCCTCCGCGTCGTCGCTCTCGGCGGAATTGGCGAGATCGGCCGCAACATGACCGTCTTCGAGCACGCCGGCCGGCTGCTCGTGGTCGACTGCGGCGTTCTGTTCCCCGAGGACGACCAGCCGGGCGTGGACCTGATCCTGCCCGACTTCCGCGCCATCGAAGATCGTCTCGACGACATCGATGCGATCGTCCTGACGCACGGCCACGAGGACCACATCGGTGCCGTGCCGTTCCTGCTGAAGCTGCGCCCCGACGTGCCCGTGGTCGGATCCCGCTTCACGCTGGCGCTGCTCGCCGCCAAGTGCAAGGAGCACCGCCAGAACCCCCGGCTGGTCGAGGTGAAGGAAGGCGAACGCCGCTCGTACGGGCCGTTCGAGCTGGAGTTCTTCGCCGTCAACCACTCGATCCCGGACGCGCTGGCCGTCGCCATCCGCACCGCCGCGGGCCTGGTGCTGCACACCGGCGACATCAAGCTCGACCAGCTGCCGCTCGACGGCCGCCTCACCGACCTGGCCGGTTTCTCCCGGCTCGGCGACGAGGGCGTGGACCTGTTCCTCGTCGACTCGACCAACGCCGAGGTGCCCGGCTTCGTGGTGCCCGAGCGAGAGATCGGCCCGGTGCTGGAGAACGTGATCCGCAAGGCCGACCAGCGGGTCATCGTCGCCTGCTTCGCCTCGCACGTGCACCGCGTCCAGCAGGTCCTCGACGTGGCCGTGCAGTACAAGCGCAAGGTCGCGTTCGTGGGCCGCTCGATGGTCCGCAACATGGGCATCGCGTCCGAGCTGGGCTTCCTGAAGGTGCCGGACGGGTTGTTCGTCGACCTCGACGTCGCGATGCGGATGGACGAGAACGAGGTCCTGTTCGTGTCGACGGGGTCGCAGGGCGAGCCGCTGTCGGCGTTGTCGCGCATGGCCCGAGGCGAGCACCGGCAGATCTCGATCCGCGAGGGCGACACGGTGATCCTCGCGTCGTCGCTGATCCCCGGCAACGAGAACGCGGTCTTCAACGTCGTCAATGGCCTGGCGAAGCTCGGCGCGACCGTCGTGCACCAGGGCAACGCCAAGGTCCACGTCTCCGGCCACTCGCCGGCCGGTGAGCTGCTGTTCCTCTACAACGCCGTGCGTCCGTCGAACGTGATGCCGGTGCACGGCGAGTGGCGGCACCTGCGCGCGAACGCGGCGCTGGCCGTGGCGACCGGTGTCGCCGAGGACCACGTCGTGATCGCCGAGGACGGTGTCGTCGTGGACCTCATCGACGGCAAGGCCGCTGTGTCCGGCCGTGTCGTCGTGGGTCACGTGTACGTCGACGGCCTGTCCGTGGGCGACGTCGGCGAGTCGACGCTGTCCGACCGCCTGGTGCTGGGCGAGGGCGGGTTCATCTCGATCTCGGTCGCCATCGACACCGCGACCGGCCGCCCGGTGACGGCGCCGACGATCTCCGGACGCGGCTTCTCCGACGACCCCAAGGCACTCGACCAGGTCGTGCCGCTGGTGGAGATGGAGCTGGCGCGCACCGAGGCCGAGGGCATCACCGACACGCACCGGGTCGCCCAGGCCGTGCGCCGCGTCGTCGGCCGCTGGGTCGCGGAGACCTACCGGCGCCGGCCGATGATCGTGCCGACGGTCATCCCCGTCTGATCCGCTGACCGGGTCGTTCGTGACCCCACTGTGATCTGCGTCCCTCTCGTCCGCTAAGGTCTGATCCCAAGACCTTGGACGAGGGGGACGCCCATGGCCGACAGTCCTGTGTTCAACCCACCCGGCAAAGCCGACATCTACCTGCCGCCGATCTTCACCTGGCGGGACCCGTTCGGACTGCCGTACACCCTCGAGATCACCAAGCCGATGGTCCTGCTGGTGCTCTCGGTCATGATCATCATGGTGTTCTTCCTGGCCACCACGAAGAACCTCAAGCTCGTGCCGTCGCGCTGGCAGTTCGCCGCCGAGTCCGTCTACGACTTCGGGCGCAACAACATCGCCCGGGAGCAGATCGGCGCGAAGGAGTTCGCGCCGTACGTGCCGCTGATCGTCAGCATCTTCTGCTTCGTGCTGGTGAACAACCTCTACGGGCTGGTGCCGCTGGTCCAGTTCCCGACCATGACCCACTTCGGGTTCCCGGTGGCGGTGGCGTTGCTCATCGTCTTCCCGCTCTACCACTTCGTGGGCATCAGGAAGTTCGGGCTGCGCGGCTACCTGCGCAACCAGTTCGTCATCCCGGGCGTGCCGAAGCCGGTGCTGTGGGGCCTGCTGATCCCGACCGAGGTCATCCTCAAGTTCTTCTTCGACCCGGTGAACCTCGCGATCCGGGTGTTCGCGGCGATGTTCGCGGGCCACCTGCTGCTGCTCGTGTTCACGCTCGGCGGCGAGTTCCTGTTGCTGCAGAGCAACATCTGGCTCAAGCCGGTGTCGGTGCTCGGGTTCGGGATCGCCATCGCGATCTTCTTCCTGGAGGCGTTGATCCAGGTGCTGCAGGCCTACATCTTCGCGACGCTGTCAGCGCACTACATCGGCCGCGCGCTCGCCGAGCACCACTGAGCGTCAGGGGCGCTGGCACACCAGGTGCAGCGACTCCTCGGGCATGGCGCCGGGGTAGGACGGGGTGAACACCGGCCGGCTCCGGCGCACGACGCGCAGGCCGACGTTGCCGAGGTGCTCCTCGAACTTCTCCTCGGAGAACGAGGACACCTCGA from Lentzea guizhouensis harbors:
- a CDS encoding ribonuclease J, coding for MTQSTELPPALPEGGLRVVALGGIGEIGRNMTVFEHAGRLLVVDCGVLFPEDDQPGVDLILPDFRAIEDRLDDIDAIVLTHGHEDHIGAVPFLLKLRPDVPVVGSRFTLALLAAKCKEHRQNPRLVEVKEGERRSYGPFELEFFAVNHSIPDALAVAIRTAAGLVLHTGDIKLDQLPLDGRLTDLAGFSRLGDEGVDLFLVDSTNAEVPGFVVPEREIGPVLENVIRKADQRVIVACFASHVHRVQQVLDVAVQYKRKVAFVGRSMVRNMGIASELGFLKVPDGLFVDLDVAMRMDENEVLFVSTGSQGEPLSALSRMARGEHRQISIREGDTVILASSLIPGNENAVFNVVNGLAKLGATVVHQGNAKVHVSGHSPAGELLFLYNAVRPSNVMPVHGEWRHLRANAALAVATGVAEDHVVIAEDGVVVDLIDGKAAVSGRVVVGHVYVDGLSVGDVGESTLSDRLVLGEGGFISISVAIDTATGRPVTAPTISGRGFSDDPKALDQVVPLVEMELARTEAEGITDTHRVAQAVRRVVGRWVAETYRRRPMIVPTVIPV
- the atpB gene encoding F0F1 ATP synthase subunit A, with the protein product MADSPVFNPPGKADIYLPPIFTWRDPFGLPYTLEITKPMVLLVLSVMIIMVFFLATTKNLKLVPSRWQFAAESVYDFGRNNIAREQIGAKEFAPYVPLIVSIFCFVLVNNLYGLVPLVQFPTMTHFGFPVAVALLIVFPLYHFVGIRKFGLRGYLRNQFVIPGVPKPVLWGLLIPTEVILKFFFDPVNLAIRVFAAMFAGHLLLLVFTLGGEFLLLQSNIWLKPVSVLGFGIAIAIFFLEALIQVLQAYIFATLSAHYIGRALAEHH